From Grus americana isolate bGruAme1 chromosome 22, bGruAme1.mat, whole genome shotgun sequence, the proteins below share one genomic window:
- the BRCA1 gene encoding breast cancer type 1 susceptibility protein isoform X1 has product MDFSVIAIEDVQNVLLAMRKNLECPICLDVVQEPVSTKCDHIFCRFCMFKLLSKKKKGVVECPLCKTEVTKRSLKENSRFKQLIEGLLETIHAFELDTGVKFLNSHHFSKTSTEATAAEFLCKESSVIQSKGFRNRKKSAKENGQENCTLEANVDTQLTRVKKRPRRNKTQKCDSEKGIYIEFGSDSSEELFKQASNTGLEDKEPLLISSQEKLEELKTAEKWNEYSCNTQPGKLAAKEIIPPNVIGESDFSKEGLGKKSTRSITECAKPGQVNMTEYQSSPSNVLAVDLLTEQCDRIGNASPLRNGDTSFFNDTEEMDAEQTQCNSKSKEFDLKDSSESRLDKSKEIDIVVQSVEAVEMYEPEDDSFHEKESPPEKLLQPETPHCATLNQVSRKRLKRSIQKVNEWFSKSNEILSSNSSQDDSAEATDISGEGDTCLSDKDSSISEKTDPMVESMEIAVVEENKRWSKPTADSIKDKIFGKTYKRERKSNAPIILRDVLPTTKKEDVTADKCLNNSSKDGLKRKRKTAHILRPEDFIKKKDIEEADGCPQSVNSLGDAEKKRCGESSAVNESHLSENREDNTPAELEGGGGSIRKKATEKVTGKHCDEELALNNCDQKSTKRRGSAAKRCRCSTRTMCALQLVVDRNSVSPDPAEPQIDSYPSSEEPRKVDSEQRQVRRSRRLQLLSEEMTKETGKGVVTKGAKKYDSDHGVQRNVLVHASECKDLCEPQSTQSYKPLTNLKGGGLEANETQINLKNSSDTAETGKSLFDPTFSCRHSNGSSFAPDAGSQEGDVQGNPFVLQSGSVTVVQSACCPTEEMTESCTTFPQDSGHNAQNVPGDLKTEKLPVAKNVSELTKEAEDSELDTQYLRNIFRHSKRLSFSLYPTPVKACAAEDAASETLKVSHADQVENKHSKYLKPENLQEDKTTAESLSRVCEKDKLKTYESACVSPVTCFVDNTECTHAGERQEDVSAVANQGTLTPLRMGSARTKDKNRLQNGEQGSEKTVSTDIGIESELRQNLIKSNRSQSDHSNTEEHIFLRTDLNAVNEICFSSENNQAGQAKVVDDKLHLQSRSMRKRERKQVKGNEEQATQTASMGMPECLVTEALKEPLKGNSDFTGFSETPDGLLCSDDDIEENTSFSETDKRERSAVFVKRGDNALVKELNNRNVSSKPRSQGIQRCRRRVRKLQSSDEESSEDEDLPCFQTLLFGKSVSTPLQINKQVTSVVESSVSPITLPHNGSHDDNNMQKMPETSLNNGCVSPSQESECSVNLFSSQSNMSDESVDGAQEPKKPLVQVHASKQVHNVNERKETFQSCNGGLKRSKTNFKDECQEDPNRGTNLGEASGYDSETSIVEDSCGPFSQDEILTTQQKNAMQSNLKKLQQEMAVLEAVLKQHGSQDCEFLPVHRKLPHSSSEGTFGMEQMRQRGAESTSEGNFENHKCSSSNGFSANEFHVMPSDSLNSKIKELEKERSPELLLPSSKSSLLKRPDLEKGRQCDSVLKSKAPSEKTRPVQEAVQEYSQCQLEGENADEQKSGTRLNSASVLSNLSGNVTRSTNNSSSSVRLFNPRTAEAANSSVVAQNANKRCTQERKSKGSACFPISVLHNAAGKENATSSAVINRKEMSIVASGLNQSEHLMVQKFARKTQSTLSNHITKGTTHVIMKTDEELVCERTLKYFLGIAGRKWVVSYQWVVQSFKEGRILDEEKFEVRGDVINGRNHQGPKKARQSLTEKIFKDLEICCYGPFTDMTTEHLEWMVELCGASVVKQLHLFTHTTNSTAVVVVQPDAWMENTDYRAIQQKNNVAMVTREWVLDSVACYECQEFDAYLVS; this is encoded by the exons ATGGACTTCTCAGTGATTGCTATTGAAGATGTACAAAATGTGCTTTTGGCTATGCGGAAGAATTTGGAGTGCCCAATATG cttGGATGTGGTACAAGAACCAGTTTCGACAAAATGTGATCACATATTCTGCAG gTTCTGCATGTTCAAACTcctcagcaaaaagaaaaaaggtgtgGTAGAGTGTCCTCTCTGTAAGACTGAAGTTACCAAGAG aagtctgAAAGAAAATTCCAGATTTAAGCAACTAATTGAAGGATTGTTGGAAACTATCCACGCATTTGAGCTTGACACTGGAGTAAAGT ttttaaacagTCATCACTTTTCAAAAACATCCACAGAAGCCACTGCTGCTGAGTTCCTGTGTAAAGAAAGTTCTGTCATCCAAAGTAAGGGcttcagaaacaggaaaaaaagtgctaaaGAAAATGGACAAGAAAACTGCAccttg GAAGCTAATGTGGATACACAGCTTACCAGGGTCAAAAAGCGTCCCcgaagaaacaaaacccagaaatgtGACTCTGAAAAAGGAATTTATATAGAGTTTG GTTCCGATTCATCTGAAGAGCTTTTTAAACAGGCAAGCAATACTGG GTTAGAAGACAAAGAACCGCTTCTGATTTCATCTCAAGAAAAGCTAGAAGAACTTAAGACTGCTGAGAAGTGGAATGAATATTCTTGCAATACACAGCCTGGCAAGCTGGCTGCTAAGGAAATAATTCCACCAAATGTCATAG GTGAGAGTGATTTCTCAAAAGAAGGCTTGGGCAAGAAAAGCACACGGAGCATCACTGAATGTGCCAAACCTGGCCAAGTCAATATGACTGAATACCAGAGTTCTCCTTCAAATGTTCTTGCTGTAGACCTACTCACAGAGCAGTGTGACAGAATAGGTAATGCCAGTCCCTTAAGGAATGGGGACACTTCTTTCTTTAATGACACAGAAGAAATGGATGCAGAGCAAACTCAATGCAATAGTAAAAGCAAAGAGTTTGACTTAAAAGATAGCTCTGAGAGCAGGCTGgataaaagcaaggaaatagATATTGTTGTACAAAGTGTGGAAGCTGTGGAAATGTATGAACCTGAGGATGATTCTTTCCATGAAAAAGAATCTCCTCCGGAGAAACTGCTTCAGCCAGAGACACCTCACTGTGCTACCCTGAACCAAGTCTCTAGGAAGAGACTGAAGCGAAGCATTCAGAAGGTCAATGAATGGTTTTCAAAAAGCAACGAGATTCTGTCTTCCAATTCTTCCCAGGATGATTCTGCTGAGGCAACTGACATTTCAGGTGAAGGAGATACATGTTTATCAGATAAAGATTCCTCTATTTCAGAAAAGACTGACCCTATGGTAGAGTCCATGGAAATTGCAGTGGttgaagaaaacaagagatgGTCAAAACCAACAGCAGATAGcatcaaagacaaaatatttgggaaaacatacaagagagagaggaagtCAAATGCCCCTATTATCCTGAGAGATGTTTTACCTActacaaaaaaggaagatgtgaCTGCTGATAAGTGCTTGAATAATTCCAGCAAAGATggactaaaaagaaaaaggaagactgCCCATATCCTGCGACCTGAGGATTTCATCAAGAAAAAAGATATAGAAGAGGCAGATGGGTGCCCTCAAAGTGTTAACAGCCTTGgagatgctgaaaagaaaagatgtggtGAAAGTTCTGCTGTTAATGAGAGTCACCTTTCTGAGAATAGAGAGGATAATACACCAGCAGAActtgagggaggaggaggatccATACGGAAAAAAGCTACTGAAAAGGTGACTGGCAAGCACTGTGATGAGGAGCTAGCACTGAATAATTGTGATCAGAAAAGCACTAAAAGAAGAGGTTCTGCAGCAAAAAGATGCAGGTGTTCTACTAGAACCATGTGTGCTCTGCAGTTAGTAGTGGATAGAAACTCTGTTTCCCCTGATCCAGCTGAGCCACAGATTGATAGCTATCCAAGCAGTGAAGAACCAAGGAAAGTTGATTCTGAGCAAAGACAAGTCAGGCGCAGCAGGAGGCTTCAGTtactttctgaagaaatgacaaaagaaacaggaaaaggagTAGTAACTAAGGGGGCAAAAAAGTATGACAGTGACCATGGAGTCCAAAGGAATGTGTTAGTTCATGCTTCTGAATGCAAAGACCTGTGTGAGCCCCAGAGTACGCAGAGTTACAAGCCACTAACTAATCTGAAGGGTGGTGGTCTGGAAGCAAATGAAACACAGATTAATCTCAAGAATTCATCTGACACTGCAGAAACTGGGAAAAGTCTCTTCGATCCTACATTTTCATGTCGGCATTCAAACGGTAGTTCTTTTGCACCTGATGCAGGTTCTCAAGAAGGTGACGTACAAGGTAACCCTTTCGTCCTACAGTCTGGTTCAGTGACTGTTGTGCAAAGCGCTTGCTGCCCGACTGAAGAGATGACTGAATCATGTACTACTTTTCCCCAGGACAGTGGACATAATGCACAAAATGTTCCAGGGgacttgaaaactgaaaagttaCCAGTGgctaaaaatgtttcagaattgACCAAGGAAGCTGAAGATAGTGAGTTAGACACACAGTATCTGCGAAATATATTTAGACATTCCAAACGCCTGTCATTTAGCCTTTATCCTACTCCTGTGAAAGCATGTGCAGCAGaagatgctgcttctgaaaCTTTAAAGGTGTCACATGCTGATCAGGTAGAAAATAAGcatagcaaatatttaaaaccagaaaacttgCAAGAAGACAAAACTACTGCTGAAAGCTTGAGTAGAGTTTGTGAGAAAGATAAGCTTAAGACTTATGAATCTGCTTGTGTAAGTCCTGTGACTTGCTTTGTTGACAACACTGAATGTACGCATGCAGGGGAACGTCAAGAAGATGTTTCAGCAGTTGCAAATCAAGGGACTCTGACACCATTAAGAATGGGTTCTGCTAGGACCAAAGACAAAAACAGATTGCAAAATGGAGAGCAGGGAAGTGAAAAGACAGTGTCAACTGACATAGGCATAGAAAGTGAGTTGAGACAGAATCTAATCAAAAGTAATAGAAGCCAAAGTGATCACAGTAATACAGAAGAGCACATTTTCCTAAGAACTGATTTAAATGCAGTTAATGAAATATGCTTCAGTTCAGAAAACAATCAAGCAGGACAGGCCAAAGTTGTTGATGACAAACTGCATTTGCAGTCCagatcaatgagaaaaagagaaagaaaacaagtaaagGGGAATGAAGAGCAAGCAACCCAAACTGCTAGCATGGGGATGCCTGAGTGTTTAGTTACAGAAGCTCTGAAAGAACCTCTTAAAGGGAATAGTGATTTTACAGGTTTTTCTGAAACCCCGGATGGCTTACTGTGCTCTGATGATGATATTGAAGAGAACACCAGCTTTTCTGAAACTGATAAGAGGGAGAGATCTGCTGTGTTTGTGAAAAGAGGTGACAATGCCTTGGTAAAAGAACTAAACAATAGAAATGTTAGCTCTAAGCCAAGATCTCAAGGTATTCAAAGATGTCGAAGAAGAGTGCGGAAACTGCAATCTTCAGATGAAGAATCTAGTGAGGATGAAGATTTACCATGCTTTCAGACATTATTATTTGGCAAATCAGTAAGCACACCTTTGCAGATCAATAAACAAGTGACATCTGTGGTAGAGTCTTCAGTAAGTCCCATCACATTGCCTCACAATGGAAGTCATGATGACAATAATATGCAGAAAATGCCTGAAACTTCCCTAAATAATGGGTGTGTTTCACCAAGCCAGGAGTCAGAGTGCTCTGTCAacttattttcttcccagtcCAACATGTCTGATGAATCAGTTGATGGAGCACAAGAGCCGAAGAAACCTTTAGTACAAGTTCATGCATCCAAACAAGTGCACAATGTGAATGAGAGGAAAGAAACTTTTCAAAGTTGTAACGGAGGGCTGAAGAGAAGCAAAACGAACTTCAAAGATGAATGCCAAGAAGACCCAAACAGGGGAACAAACCTAG GTGAAGCATCTGGATATGACAGTGAAACAAGTATTGTAGAAGATTCATGTGGACCATTCTCTCAGGATGAAATCCTTACCACACAG CAGAAGAATGCTATGCAAAGTAACCTAAAAAAGCTTCAGCAAGAAATGGCTGTACTTGAAGCAGTTCTAAAGCAGCATGGAAGCCAGGACTGTGAATTTTTACCTGTCCATAGGAAACTGCCACATTCCAGTAGTGAAGGAACATTTGGAATGGAACAAATGAGACAAAGAG gggCAGAGTCAACCTCAGAAGGAAATTTTGAAAATCATAAATGTAGCAGTTCAAATGGATTTTCAGCCAACGAATTCCATGTTATGCCAAGTGATTCTCTCAACAGTAAAATcaaagaattagaaaaagaaag GTCTCCTGAATTGTTGCTTCCATCTTCTAAATCCTCTTTGTTAAAGAGACCAGATTTGGAGAAAGGCCGTCAGTGTGACAGTGTTCTGAAGAGCAAAGCTCCTTCTGAAAAGACAAGACCTGTGCAGGAAGCAGTGCAAGAATATAGTCAGTGTCAGCTTGAAGGAG aaaatgcagatgaGCAGAAATCTGGAACCAGGCTAAACAGTGCATCTGTCTTATCAAATCTCTCTGGAAACGTGACCAGGAGTACAAAtaactcttcttcctctgtaagGCTTTTTAACCCTCgaactgcagaagcagcaaatagTTCTGTTGTGGCTCAGAATGCTAATAAAAGATGTACTCAAGAACGTAAATCGAAGGGAAGCGCGTGTTTTCCTATATCTGTTCTGCACAAtgcagctgggaaagaaaatgctaCAAGTTCAGCTGTGattaacaggaaagaaatgtcaATTGTGGCATCAGGTCTGAATCAAAGTGAACAT TTGATGGTCCAGAAGTTTGCAAGAAAAACTCAGAGCACTTTATCTAATCATATTACTAAAGGAACAACCCATGTCATAATGAAAACAG ATGAGGAGCTGGTGTGTGAACGGACACTGAAGTACTTTCTGGGtattgcaggaagaaaatgggTAGTTAGTTATCAGT GGGTAGTTCAGTCCtttaaagaaggaagaatacTGGATGAG GAGAAATTTGAAGTTAGAGGAGATGTAATCAATGGGAGAAACCACCAAGGTCCGAAGAAGGCTAGACAGTCTCTGACTGAAAAG ATCTTTAAAGACCTTGAGATCTGTTGCTATGGACCTTTCACTGATATGACTACAG aACATCTGGAATGGATGGTGGAGCTTTGTGGTGCCTCTGTAGTGAAGCAACTTCATCTGTTCACACACACAACA AATTCTACTGCTGTCGTGGTTGTGCAGCCAGATGCTTGGATGGAAAACACGGATTATAGAG CAATCCAGCAAAAGAACAATGTTGCCATGGTGACTCGAGAGTGGGTATTAGACAGTGTTGCTTGCTATGAGTGCCAGGAGTTTGATGCTTACCTCGTGTCCTAA
- the BRCA1 gene encoding breast cancer type 1 susceptibility protein isoform X5 — translation MDFSVIAIEDVQNVLLAMRKNLECPICLDVVQEPVSTKCDHIFCRFCMFKLLSKKKKGVVECPLCKTEVTKRSLKENSRFKQLIEGLLETIHAFELDTGVKFLNSHHFSKTSTEATAAEFLCKESSVIQSKGFRNRKKSAKENGQENCTLEANVDTQLTRVKKRPRRNKTQKCDSEKGIYIEFGSDSSEELFKQASNTGLEDKEPLLISSQEKLEELKTAEKWNEYSCNTQPGKLAAKEIIPPNVIGEASGYDSETSIVEDSCGPFSQDEILTTQQKNAMQSNLKKLQQEMAVLEAVLKQHGSQDCEFLPVHRKLPHSSSEGTFGMEQMRQRGAESTSEGNFENHKCSSSNGFSANEFHVMPSDSLNSKIKELEKERSPELLLPSSKSSLLKRPDLEKGRQCDSVLKSKAPSEKTRPVQEAVQEYSQCQLEGENADEQKSGTRLNSASVLSNLSGNVTRSTNNSSSSVRLFNPRTAEAANSSVVAQNANKRCTQERKSKGSACFPISVLHNAAGKENATSSAVINRKEMSIVASGLNQSEHLMVQKFARKTQSTLSNHITKGTTHVIMKTDEELVCERTLKYFLGIAGRKWVVSYQWVVQSFKEGRILDEEKFEVRGDVINGRNHQGPKKARQSLTEKIFKDLEICCYGPFTDMTTEHLEWMVELCGASVVKQLHLFTHTTNSTAVVVVQPDAWMENTDYRAIQQKNNVAMVTREWVLDSVACYECQEFDAYLVS, via the exons ATGGACTTCTCAGTGATTGCTATTGAAGATGTACAAAATGTGCTTTTGGCTATGCGGAAGAATTTGGAGTGCCCAATATG cttGGATGTGGTACAAGAACCAGTTTCGACAAAATGTGATCACATATTCTGCAG gTTCTGCATGTTCAAACTcctcagcaaaaagaaaaaaggtgtgGTAGAGTGTCCTCTCTGTAAGACTGAAGTTACCAAGAG aagtctgAAAGAAAATTCCAGATTTAAGCAACTAATTGAAGGATTGTTGGAAACTATCCACGCATTTGAGCTTGACACTGGAGTAAAGT ttttaaacagTCATCACTTTTCAAAAACATCCACAGAAGCCACTGCTGCTGAGTTCCTGTGTAAAGAAAGTTCTGTCATCCAAAGTAAGGGcttcagaaacaggaaaaaaagtgctaaaGAAAATGGACAAGAAAACTGCAccttg GAAGCTAATGTGGATACACAGCTTACCAGGGTCAAAAAGCGTCCCcgaagaaacaaaacccagaaatgtGACTCTGAAAAAGGAATTTATATAGAGTTTG GTTCCGATTCATCTGAAGAGCTTTTTAAACAGGCAAGCAATACTGG GTTAGAAGACAAAGAACCGCTTCTGATTTCATCTCAAGAAAAGCTAGAAGAACTTAAGACTGCTGAGAAGTGGAATGAATATTCTTGCAATACACAGCCTGGCAAGCTGGCTGCTAAGGAAATAATTCCACCAAATGTCATAG GTGAAGCATCTGGATATGACAGTGAAACAAGTATTGTAGAAGATTCATGTGGACCATTCTCTCAGGATGAAATCCTTACCACACAG CAGAAGAATGCTATGCAAAGTAACCTAAAAAAGCTTCAGCAAGAAATGGCTGTACTTGAAGCAGTTCTAAAGCAGCATGGAAGCCAGGACTGTGAATTTTTACCTGTCCATAGGAAACTGCCACATTCCAGTAGTGAAGGAACATTTGGAATGGAACAAATGAGACAAAGAG gggCAGAGTCAACCTCAGAAGGAAATTTTGAAAATCATAAATGTAGCAGTTCAAATGGATTTTCAGCCAACGAATTCCATGTTATGCCAAGTGATTCTCTCAACAGTAAAATcaaagaattagaaaaagaaag GTCTCCTGAATTGTTGCTTCCATCTTCTAAATCCTCTTTGTTAAAGAGACCAGATTTGGAGAAAGGCCGTCAGTGTGACAGTGTTCTGAAGAGCAAAGCTCCTTCTGAAAAGACAAGACCTGTGCAGGAAGCAGTGCAAGAATATAGTCAGTGTCAGCTTGAAGGAG aaaatgcagatgaGCAGAAATCTGGAACCAGGCTAAACAGTGCATCTGTCTTATCAAATCTCTCTGGAAACGTGACCAGGAGTACAAAtaactcttcttcctctgtaagGCTTTTTAACCCTCgaactgcagaagcagcaaatagTTCTGTTGTGGCTCAGAATGCTAATAAAAGATGTACTCAAGAACGTAAATCGAAGGGAAGCGCGTGTTTTCCTATATCTGTTCTGCACAAtgcagctgggaaagaaaatgctaCAAGTTCAGCTGTGattaacaggaaagaaatgtcaATTGTGGCATCAGGTCTGAATCAAAGTGAACAT TTGATGGTCCAGAAGTTTGCAAGAAAAACTCAGAGCACTTTATCTAATCATATTACTAAAGGAACAACCCATGTCATAATGAAAACAG ATGAGGAGCTGGTGTGTGAACGGACACTGAAGTACTTTCTGGGtattgcaggaagaaaatgggTAGTTAGTTATCAGT GGGTAGTTCAGTCCtttaaagaaggaagaatacTGGATGAG GAGAAATTTGAAGTTAGAGGAGATGTAATCAATGGGAGAAACCACCAAGGTCCGAAGAAGGCTAGACAGTCTCTGACTGAAAAG ATCTTTAAAGACCTTGAGATCTGTTGCTATGGACCTTTCACTGATATGACTACAG aACATCTGGAATGGATGGTGGAGCTTTGTGGTGCCTCTGTAGTGAAGCAACTTCATCTGTTCACACACACAACA AATTCTACTGCTGTCGTGGTTGTGCAGCCAGATGCTTGGATGGAAAACACGGATTATAGAG CAATCCAGCAAAAGAACAATGTTGCCATGGTGACTCGAGAGTGGGTATTAGACAGTGTTGCTTGCTATGAGTGCCAGGAGTTTGATGCTTACCTCGTGTCCTAA
- the BRCA1 gene encoding breast cancer type 1 susceptibility protein isoform X4, with the protein MDFSVIAIEDVQNVLLAMRKNLECPICLDVVQEPVSTKCDHIFCRFCMFKLLSKKKKGVVECPLCKTEVTKRSLKENSRFKQLIEGLLETIHAFELDTGVKFLNSHHFSKTSTEATAAEFLCKESSVIQSKGFRNRKKSAKENGQENCTLEANVDTQLTRVKKRPRRNKTQKCDSEKGIYIEFGSDSSEELFKQASNTGLEDKEPLLISSQEKLEELKTAEKWNEYSCNTQPGKLAAKEIIPPNVIGESDFSKEGLGKKSTRSITECAKPGQVNMTEYQSSPSNVLAVDLLTEQCDRIGEASGYDSETSIVEDSCGPFSQDEILTTQQKNAMQSNLKKLQQEMAVLEAVLKQHGSQDCEFLPVHRKLPHSSSEGTFGMEQMRQRGAESTSEGNFENHKCSSSNGFSANEFHVMPSDSLNSKIKELEKERSPELLLPSSKSSLLKRPDLEKGRQCDSVLKSKAPSEKTRPVQEAVQEYSQCQLEGENADEQKSGTRLNSASVLSNLSGNVTRSTNNSSSSVRLFNPRTAEAANSSVVAQNANKRCTQERKSKGSACFPISVLHNAAGKENATSSAVINRKEMSIVASGLNQSEHLMVQKFARKTQSTLSNHITKGTTHVIMKTDEELVCERTLKYFLGIAGRKWVVSYQWVVQSFKEGRILDEEKFEVRGDVINGRNHQGPKKARQSLTEKIFKDLEICCYGPFTDMTTEHLEWMVELCGASVVKQLHLFTHTTNSTAVVVVQPDAWMENTDYRAIQQKNNVAMVTREWVLDSVACYECQEFDAYLVS; encoded by the exons ATGGACTTCTCAGTGATTGCTATTGAAGATGTACAAAATGTGCTTTTGGCTATGCGGAAGAATTTGGAGTGCCCAATATG cttGGATGTGGTACAAGAACCAGTTTCGACAAAATGTGATCACATATTCTGCAG gTTCTGCATGTTCAAACTcctcagcaaaaagaaaaaaggtgtgGTAGAGTGTCCTCTCTGTAAGACTGAAGTTACCAAGAG aagtctgAAAGAAAATTCCAGATTTAAGCAACTAATTGAAGGATTGTTGGAAACTATCCACGCATTTGAGCTTGACACTGGAGTAAAGT ttttaaacagTCATCACTTTTCAAAAACATCCACAGAAGCCACTGCTGCTGAGTTCCTGTGTAAAGAAAGTTCTGTCATCCAAAGTAAGGGcttcagaaacaggaaaaaaagtgctaaaGAAAATGGACAAGAAAACTGCAccttg GAAGCTAATGTGGATACACAGCTTACCAGGGTCAAAAAGCGTCCCcgaagaaacaaaacccagaaatgtGACTCTGAAAAAGGAATTTATATAGAGTTTG GTTCCGATTCATCTGAAGAGCTTTTTAAACAGGCAAGCAATACTGG GTTAGAAGACAAAGAACCGCTTCTGATTTCATCTCAAGAAAAGCTAGAAGAACTTAAGACTGCTGAGAAGTGGAATGAATATTCTTGCAATACACAGCCTGGCAAGCTGGCTGCTAAGGAAATAATTCCACCAAATGTCATAG GTGAGAGTGATTTCTCAAAAGAAGGCTTGGGCAAGAAAAGCACACGGAGCATCACTGAATGTGCCAAACCTGGCCAAGTCAATATGACTGAATACCAGAGTTCTCCTTCAAATGTTCTTGCTGTAGACCTACTCACAGAGCAGTGTGACAGAATAG GTGAAGCATCTGGATATGACAGTGAAACAAGTATTGTAGAAGATTCATGTGGACCATTCTCTCAGGATGAAATCCTTACCACACAG CAGAAGAATGCTATGCAAAGTAACCTAAAAAAGCTTCAGCAAGAAATGGCTGTACTTGAAGCAGTTCTAAAGCAGCATGGAAGCCAGGACTGTGAATTTTTACCTGTCCATAGGAAACTGCCACATTCCAGTAGTGAAGGAACATTTGGAATGGAACAAATGAGACAAAGAG gggCAGAGTCAACCTCAGAAGGAAATTTTGAAAATCATAAATGTAGCAGTTCAAATGGATTTTCAGCCAACGAATTCCATGTTATGCCAAGTGATTCTCTCAACAGTAAAATcaaagaattagaaaaagaaag GTCTCCTGAATTGTTGCTTCCATCTTCTAAATCCTCTTTGTTAAAGAGACCAGATTTGGAGAAAGGCCGTCAGTGTGACAGTGTTCTGAAGAGCAAAGCTCCTTCTGAAAAGACAAGACCTGTGCAGGAAGCAGTGCAAGAATATAGTCAGTGTCAGCTTGAAGGAG aaaatgcagatgaGCAGAAATCTGGAACCAGGCTAAACAGTGCATCTGTCTTATCAAATCTCTCTGGAAACGTGACCAGGAGTACAAAtaactcttcttcctctgtaagGCTTTTTAACCCTCgaactgcagaagcagcaaatagTTCTGTTGTGGCTCAGAATGCTAATAAAAGATGTACTCAAGAACGTAAATCGAAGGGAAGCGCGTGTTTTCCTATATCTGTTCTGCACAAtgcagctgggaaagaaaatgctaCAAGTTCAGCTGTGattaacaggaaagaaatgtcaATTGTGGCATCAGGTCTGAATCAAAGTGAACAT TTGATGGTCCAGAAGTTTGCAAGAAAAACTCAGAGCACTTTATCTAATCATATTACTAAAGGAACAACCCATGTCATAATGAAAACAG ATGAGGAGCTGGTGTGTGAACGGACACTGAAGTACTTTCTGGGtattgcaggaagaaaatgggTAGTTAGTTATCAGT GGGTAGTTCAGTCCtttaaagaaggaagaatacTGGATGAG GAGAAATTTGAAGTTAGAGGAGATGTAATCAATGGGAGAAACCACCAAGGTCCGAAGAAGGCTAGACAGTCTCTGACTGAAAAG ATCTTTAAAGACCTTGAGATCTGTTGCTATGGACCTTTCACTGATATGACTACAG aACATCTGGAATGGATGGTGGAGCTTTGTGGTGCCTCTGTAGTGAAGCAACTTCATCTGTTCACACACACAACA AATTCTACTGCTGTCGTGGTTGTGCAGCCAGATGCTTGGATGGAAAACACGGATTATAGAG CAATCCAGCAAAAGAACAATGTTGCCATGGTGACTCGAGAGTGGGTATTAGACAGTGTTGCTTGCTATGAGTGCCAGGAGTTTGATGCTTACCTCGTGTCCTAA